Proteins co-encoded in one Kutzneria chonburiensis genomic window:
- a CDS encoding effector-associated domain 2-containing protein translates to MSERQPSVYRAILVVDVESFSGGHRSEDHRRLVRAGLREMLTASLHGIGHDYEAGYHNDTGDGVVVFLTSDVPESRLVRQLPHELELLLREHNSRYADGAQIRLRVALHHGQVFFDATGASAAAVIHACRLVDSHPVRDALKRGEAPLSMIVSDDFYRHVVLGEPAAAPDSYAEVQVSAKETEAVGWLRGGVTQAVATKPDRRPLVLDVEAGVVRVVPGGERLVGQLVQAIRQSPSLMDATRTRWPQHDMRSAPDEALHALAEAFLRVPSMVDDMARRDVVEELPMQIRVSIPRSTRARTDVRAIVRTCMTRDGGLAALLTAVQRIEGIDSLDVDALHGDVVTILASLVDQD, encoded by the coding sequence ATGTCAGAGCGTCAGCCTTCGGTGTACCGGGCGATCCTCGTTGTCGATGTGGAGAGCTTCAGCGGTGGCCACCGCAGTGAGGACCACCGGCGGCTGGTCCGCGCCGGTCTGCGCGAGATGCTCACCGCATCGCTGCACGGTATCGGGCACGACTACGAGGCCGGGTACCACAACGACACCGGTGACGGCGTGGTCGTGTTCCTCACCTCGGACGTGCCGGAGAGCCGGCTCGTGCGGCAGCTGCCGCACGAGCTGGAGCTGTTGCTGCGTGAGCACAACAGCCGCTACGCCGACGGCGCGCAGATCCGCCTGCGGGTGGCGCTGCACCACGGACAGGTGTTCTTCGACGCCACCGGCGCGTCGGCCGCGGCGGTGATCCACGCGTGCCGGCTGGTCGACAGCCACCCGGTGCGGGACGCGTTGAAGCGCGGTGAGGCGCCGCTGTCGATGATCGTGTCGGACGACTTCTACCGCCACGTCGTGTTGGGCGAGCCGGCCGCCGCCCCGGACAGCTACGCGGAAGTGCAGGTCAGCGCCAAGGAGACGGAGGCCGTCGGCTGGCTGCGCGGCGGCGTCACGCAGGCCGTGGCGACCAAGCCGGACCGGCGGCCGCTGGTGCTGGACGTCGAAGCGGGCGTGGTGCGCGTGGTGCCCGGCGGCGAGCGGCTGGTCGGCCAGCTGGTGCAGGCCATCCGGCAGTCACCGTCGCTGATGGACGCCACTCGGACCCGCTGGCCGCAGCACGACATGCGCAGCGCCCCCGACGAGGCGCTGCACGCGCTGGCCGAGGCGTTCCTGCGCGTGCCGTCCATGGTGGACGACATGGCCCGCCGGGACGTGGTCGAGGAGCTGCCGATGCAGATCCGAGTGTCCATCCCGCGCAGCACGCGCGCCCGCACGGACGTTCGCGCGATCGTTCGCACGTGCATGACGCGCGACGGCGGGCTGGCCGCGCTGCTCACCGCCGTGCAGCGCATCGAAGGCATCGACAGCCTCGACGTCGACGCGCTGCACGGCGACGTGGTGACGATCCTGGCGTCACTGGTGGACCAGGACTGA
- a CDS encoding Crp/Fnr family transcriptional regulator → MIALTGPAGTFWGRLSPAEQAAFATVATRSRFAAGAVIVGQGEQTKQVYVVLGGHIKVIAGAAAGHGVMLAVCGPGEVLGELSAIDGRPRSATMTAIDAVDVLQLPASRLQGLCDLHPRIAWSLLEVIAQRLRETDQQRAEYGGGSTMQRVVTLLLDLANRLGRLTPDGVHIASPFTQQELAETASTSRESMARMLRELREEGVITTGRGYFVIHRMERLRELVR, encoded by the coding sequence GTGATCGCGCTGACCGGTCCGGCCGGCACGTTCTGGGGGCGGCTGTCACCGGCCGAGCAGGCCGCGTTCGCCACCGTGGCCACCCGCAGCCGGTTCGCCGCCGGCGCGGTGATCGTCGGGCAGGGCGAGCAGACCAAGCAGGTCTACGTGGTGCTCGGCGGCCACATCAAGGTGATCGCCGGGGCCGCCGCGGGTCACGGCGTGATGCTGGCCGTGTGCGGGCCCGGCGAGGTCCTCGGCGAGCTGTCGGCCATCGACGGCCGGCCGCGGTCGGCCACGATGACCGCCATCGACGCCGTCGATGTGCTGCAACTGCCGGCCAGCCGGTTGCAGGGCCTGTGCGACCTGCATCCCCGTATCGCCTGGTCGCTGCTGGAGGTCATCGCCCAGCGGCTGCGGGAGACCGACCAGCAGCGCGCCGAGTACGGCGGCGGCAGCACCATGCAACGGGTCGTCACGTTGCTCCTGGACCTCGCCAACCGCCTCGGCCGGCTCACCCCCGACGGCGTGCACATCGCCTCGCCGTTCACCCAGCAGGAGCTGGCCGAGACCGCCTCGACCTCACGTGAGTCGATGGCCCGCATGCTGCGGGAACTGCGCGAGGAAGGCGTGATCACCACCGGCCGGGGCTACTTCGTGATTCACCGGATGGAACGGCTTCGCGAGCTCGTTCGTTGA